The following are encoded in a window of Candidatus Methylomirabilota bacterium genomic DNA:
- a CDS encoding DUF4238 domain-containing protein: MSDEARRRLVPDSFLSRFADGAGRLMAERRDRNRRLLLSVEEATAMAGFYEVAGSGAEPRNLARQLDRIEVRAADVIGQMLEGAFPPVGENRAYLALFVAFQLQLGRGHRETLARTAELLTELIVANLRERPEAVEDAGEGTPETAGPEDAHVTVSGSEPSPRTLSSGPRLAHLLSARTWQLVRFSSRQLLTGDTPVVLWSRPGLAGAYRSGLGAADEVRVPLDPRHALIMARKAPAGEVIRELDERHARALNRTVAEGAHEWMYYHPESDPMERVELAPP; encoded by the coding sequence ATGAGCGACGAAGCCCGCCGCCGCCTCGTCCCTGACTCTTTCCTGTCGCGGTTCGCCGACGGCGCCGGTCGCCTCATGGCGGAACGGCGCGACCGGAACCGGCGGCTCCTGCTCTCCGTCGAGGAGGCGACCGCGATGGCCGGCTTCTACGAGGTCGCGGGGAGCGGCGCGGAGCCGCGGAACCTCGCCCGGCAGCTCGACCGGATCGAGGTGCGAGCGGCCGACGTGATCGGCCAGATGCTGGAGGGCGCGTTTCCCCCGGTGGGCGAGAACCGCGCGTACCTCGCGCTGTTCGTCGCCTTTCAGCTCCAGCTGGGCCGCGGCCACCGCGAGACGCTGGCCCGCACGGCGGAGCTGCTGACCGAGCTGATCGTGGCGAATCTCCGCGAGCGTCCCGAGGCGGTCGAGGACGCCGGGGAGGGGACGCCGGAGACTGCCGGACCCGAGGACGCCCACGTCACGGTCTCCGGCAGCGAGCCGTCGCCGCGCACGCTGTCCAGCGGGCCTCGCCTGGCTCATCTGCTGTCGGCCCGAACCTGGCAGCTCGTCCGCTTTTCCAGCCGGCAGCTCCTGACCGGCGACACGCCGGTCGTCCTGTGGAGCCGGCCGGGGCTCGCCGGAGCGTATCGGTCAGGCCTGGGCGCCGCCGACGAGGTCCGCGTGCCCCTCGACCCTCGGCATGCGCTCATCATGGCCCGGAAGGCGCCGGCGGGCGAGGTGATCCGGGAGCTCGACGAGCGACATGCCCGGGCGCTCAATCGCACCGTGGCCGAGGGAGCACACGAGTGGATGTATTACCACCCCGAATCCGATCCGATGGAGCGCGTCGAGCTCGCGCCGCCGTGA
- a CDS encoding PQQ-dependent sugar dehydrogenase — translation MQKAGAGGAVPLIGFAGLTLALALATAGVGQPKVEVVARGLQVPWSLAFTEDGRLLVTERPGRIRLVQNGRLETAPVATLSVAAQGEGGLMGLAVDPDFGQNGHLYVCYTASRGGSAVNRVTRLTLRERAAGEERILLDGIPAAGIHDGCRLKFGPDGKLYVTTGDAANPQLAQHRDSLAGKILRLNRDGTVPGDNPFPGSPTYSLGHRNPQGLAWDSARRLLAAEHGSTAHDEVNHIQPGRNYGWPEVTGKGGAGRYVDPIIESGEETWAPSGIAILDHHLFVAALRGQRLLRIRLGPDLSVGHVDALLSGSYGRLRDVVVGPGGALFVTTSNRDGRGSPAADDDRVLRVTP, via the coding sequence ATGCAGAAAGCCGGTGCCGGAGGCGCGGTTCCCCTCATTGGATTCGCAGGCCTGACCCTGGCGCTCGCGCTGGCCACCGCGGGCGTGGGACAGCCGAAGGTCGAGGTCGTGGCCCGGGGGCTCCAGGTGCCCTGGAGCCTCGCCTTCACCGAGGATGGCCGGCTCCTCGTGACCGAGCGGCCGGGCCGGATCCGTCTCGTCCAGAATGGCCGGCTCGAGACCGCGCCGGTCGCGACGCTGTCGGTCGCGGCCCAGGGCGAAGGGGGCCTCATGGGCCTCGCCGTGGACCCCGACTTCGGACAGAACGGGCACCTCTACGTCTGCTATACGGCGTCCAGAGGGGGATCGGCCGTCAATCGCGTCACGCGGCTGACCCTCCGCGAGCGCGCGGCCGGCGAGGAGCGGATCCTCCTCGACGGGATCCCCGCCGCCGGCATCCACGACGGCTGCCGGCTGAAGTTCGGGCCCGATGGCAAGCTCTACGTCACGACCGGGGATGCGGCCAACCCGCAACTGGCGCAGCACCGGGATTCCCTGGCCGGAAAGATCCTCCGGCTCAACCGGGATGGCACGGTGCCGGGCGACAATCCGTTTCCGGGATCGCCGACCTATTCGCTGGGCCACCGCAATCCGCAGGGGCTCGCCTGGGATTCCGCCCGCCGGCTGCTGGCCGCCGAGCACGGCTCCACGGCCCACGACGAGGTCAACCACATCCAGCCCGGCCGGAACTACGGCTGGCCCGAGGTCACCGGCAAGGGCGGCGCCGGGCGCTACGTGGATCCGATCATCGAGTCGGGCGAGGAGACGTGGGCGCCCTCCGGCATCGCCATCCTGGACCACCATCTCTTCGTGGCCGCGCTGCGGGGACAACGGCTCCTGCGCATCCGGCTGGGCCCGGACCTGTCGGTGGGACACGTGGACGCGCTCCTGAGCGGAAGCTACGGCCGGCTGCGCGACGTCGTGGTCGGGCCCGGCGGAGCCCTCTTCGTGACGACGAGCAACCGCGACGGCCGTGGGTCGCCGGCCGCCGACGACGACCGGGTCCTCCGCGTCACCCCCTGA
- a CDS encoding aldolase/citrate lyase family protein gives MRHNTAKAKLAAGRPVSVINPTYTAAGLVELVARLGFDVIFIDCEHGPAGWDDVENMVRAAELADATPIVRVQANDASTITRALDRGAGGVQVPHVNTRAEAEAAVRHAKFAPLGHRGFAGGRSAFGEKMADYTRRANEETMVVAMLEEAEALENLDDILKVEHVDVFFVAPGDLAQSMGHPGQMDHPKVQAAIDDAVARIRAAGRAPGVLSRPATVQRYLERGALFFYVSLAHLLDPGVKDFLAAVSRS, from the coding sequence GTGCGACACAACACGGCAAAGGCGAAGCTGGCCGCCGGCCGACCGGTGAGCGTGATCAATCCCACCTACACCGCCGCCGGCCTCGTCGAGCTGGTGGCGCGACTCGGGTTCGACGTGATCTTCATCGACTGCGAGCACGGGCCGGCGGGCTGGGACGACGTGGAGAACATGGTGCGGGCGGCCGAGCTCGCCGACGCGACGCCCATCGTCCGGGTCCAGGCCAACGACGCCTCCACTATCACCCGAGCGCTGGATCGGGGTGCCGGCGGTGTCCAGGTCCCGCACGTCAACACGCGGGCGGAGGCCGAGGCCGCCGTGCGTCATGCCAAGTTCGCCCCCCTCGGCCACCGTGGCTTTGCCGGCGGGCGCTCGGCCTTCGGGGAGAAGATGGCCGACTATACGCGCCGGGCCAACGAGGAAACGATGGTGGTGGCGATGCTCGAGGAGGCCGAGGCCCTCGAGAACCTCGACGACATCTTGAAGGTCGAGCACGTCGACGTCTTCTTCGTCGCCCCGGGGGACCTCGCCCAGTCGATGGGCCACCCGGGGCAGATGGACCACCCGAAGGTCCAGGCCGCCATCGACGACGCCGTCGCCCGGATCCGCGCCGCCGGGCGCGCCCCGGGCGTCCTCAGCCGGCCGGCCACCGTCCAGCGGTATCTCGAGCGGGGCGCCCTCTTCTTCTACGTGTCGCTCGCGCACCTGCTGGACCCCGGCGTCAAGGACTTCCTGGCCGCCGTGAGCCGGTCCTGA
- a CDS encoding alpha/beta fold hydrolase — translation MPRAPVHGVNLFYEEVGQGAPLIFVHEFAGDYESWRPQVGFFARRYRTIAFNARGYPPSDVPDDPAAYSQGHAVEDIKGVLDHLGIEQAHVCGLSMGGYATLHFGLTYPDRARSLVVAGCGYGSGAEREAFRKDTALVVERFEEDGMEKVADFYSRGPTRVQFMEKDPKGWQAFRDRLAAGSARGHALTLQGVQMTRPSVFDLGDRLAGLRVPTLVVTGDEDEPCLEPAIFMKRKIPAAGLAVIPKSGHTINLEEPDAFNRAVLDFLTAAESRRWTPRHPDSLSRSAILPVTERGSR, via the coding sequence ATGCCCAGAGCCCCGGTCCACGGCGTCAACCTGTTCTATGAAGAAGTCGGGCAGGGGGCCCCGCTCATCTTCGTACACGAGTTCGCCGGCGACTACGAGAGCTGGCGTCCTCAGGTGGGCTTCTTCGCGCGGCGCTACCGCACCATCGCGTTCAACGCCCGCGGCTACCCGCCCTCGGACGTCCCGGATGATCCCGCGGCGTACTCCCAGGGGCACGCGGTCGAGGACATCAAGGGGGTCCTCGATCACCTCGGCATCGAGCAGGCCCACGTCTGCGGACTCTCCATGGGCGGCTACGCGACGCTCCACTTCGGGCTGACGTATCCCGATCGGGCGCGCTCGCTGGTCGTCGCCGGGTGCGGCTACGGCAGCGGGGCCGAGCGCGAGGCGTTCCGGAAGGACACCGCGCTCGTCGTCGAGCGCTTCGAGGAGGACGGCATGGAGAAAGTGGCCGATTTCTACAGCCGTGGCCCGACGCGGGTCCAGTTCATGGAGAAGGACCCCAAGGGGTGGCAAGCCTTCCGCGATCGGCTGGCGGCCGGGTCGGCCCGCGGGCACGCCCTGACGCTGCAGGGCGTCCAGATGACGCGCCCCTCCGTGTTCGACCTCGGCGACCGCCTGGCCGGGCTCCGGGTGCCGACCCTCGTCGTCACGGGAGACGAGGACGAGCCGTGCCTGGAGCCGGCGATCTTCATGAAGCGGAAGATCCCGGCGGCCGGGCTGGCCGTGATCCCCAAGTCCGGGCACACCATCAACCTCGAGGAGCCCGACGCGTTCAACCGCGCCGTGCTGGACTTCCTCACCGCCGCGGAGTCGAGGCGCTGGACTCCCCGCCACCCGGACTCCTTGAGCCGGTCCGCCATCCTCCCCGTCACCGAGCGAGGGAGCCGCTGA
- a CDS encoding aspartate aminotransferase family protein, which produces MKELARHIMVDFLPMKTFAENPLILTEGRGIHVIDVDGRRYVDGLSGTFCVNLGHGNKALAEAAARQLERLVLACPTLGTNDRALELTRVLLDILPRQYTTVKLLSGGSEVTEAAIKMARQYHKQTGAATKYKVLSHYRAYHGATGHALAAGGWPGWRAAYEPLPGGFIHLHTPDPYRPPFPGDPATLGVTYARLVEEVIQLEGPETIAAFITEPILTSAGVVVPPSDYLPRIRALCDRYDILLIYDEIITGFGRTGTLFAAELWDTWPDIFCLGKGMSGGYAPLAANVLTGRIAEAFWGEAADAVQFHAGHTYGGNPVACAVGLAAIRQIAEERIVENAKARGAQAQARLREIQARRPVIGDVRGEGLLVGVEFVREAGTRDPFPAEVGFGLRVREAARRRGLLLRASHWMVALAPPLTTSATEMDEILEIFEAALDDALADPAVAASLRS; this is translated from the coding sequence GTGAAAGAGCTGGCGCGCCACATCATGGTGGACTTCCTGCCCATGAAGACGTTCGCCGAGAACCCGCTGATCCTCACCGAGGGGCGCGGGATCCACGTCATCGACGTGGACGGCCGCCGCTACGTCGACGGGCTCTCGGGTACCTTCTGCGTCAATCTCGGTCACGGCAACAAGGCCCTCGCCGAGGCCGCCGCTCGCCAGCTGGAGCGGCTCGTCCTCGCCTGCCCGACGCTCGGAACCAACGACCGCGCGCTCGAGCTGACGCGGGTACTCCTGGACATCCTACCCCGCCAGTACACGACCGTGAAGCTCCTGTCCGGAGGGTCCGAGGTCACCGAGGCCGCCATCAAGATGGCGCGCCAGTACCACAAGCAGACGGGAGCCGCGACGAAGTACAAGGTGCTCTCGCACTACCGCGCCTACCACGGCGCGACCGGCCACGCCCTGGCCGCCGGTGGGTGGCCCGGCTGGCGCGCCGCCTACGAGCCGCTCCCGGGCGGATTCATCCACCTCCACACCCCCGATCCCTACCGGCCGCCGTTCCCCGGCGACCCGGCGACGCTGGGGGTCACGTACGCGCGACTCGTGGAGGAGGTCATCCAGCTCGAAGGCCCGGAGACGATCGCCGCCTTCATCACCGAGCCCATCCTGACGTCGGCGGGCGTCGTCGTGCCGCCCTCCGACTACCTTCCCCGGATCCGCGCGCTCTGCGACCGATACGACATCCTGCTGATCTACGACGAGATCATCACCGGCTTCGGGCGAACCGGCACCCTGTTCGCGGCGGAGCTCTGGGACACCTGGCCGGACATCTTCTGCCTCGGCAAGGGGATGAGCGGCGGCTACGCGCCGCTGGCGGCCAACGTGCTGACCGGCCGGATCGCCGAGGCCTTCTGGGGCGAGGCCGCCGACGCCGTGCAGTTCCACGCCGGTCACACCTACGGTGGGAACCCGGTGGCCTGCGCGGTCGGGCTCGCGGCCATCCGCCAGATCGCCGAGGAGCGCATCGTCGAGAACGCCAAGGCCCGCGGCGCCCAGGCCCAGGCGCGACTCCGCGAGATCCAGGCGCGTCGGCCGGTGATCGGCGACGTGCGCGGCGAGGGTCTCCTGGTCGGCGTCGAGTTCGTCAGGGAGGCGGGCACCCGCGACCCGTTCCCGGCCGAGGTCGGCTTCGGCCTCCGCGTCCGCGAGGCCGCGCGCCGGCGCGGTCTGCTGCTGCGCGCCAGCCACTGGATGGTCGCCCTGGCCCCGCCTCTCACCACCTCGGCGACCGAGATGGACGAGATCCTGGAGATCTTCGAAGCGGCCCTCGACGACGCGCTGGCCGATCCCGCCGTCGCCGCGAGCCTCCGGAGCTAG
- a CDS encoding MFS transporter, with amino-acid sequence MDQGPAPEDRRRSWSAVGAGFTVLFVCTGVNFSFGILFKPILAEFGWDRSTLALAATASLAVNALGQPVIGSLIDRVGPRRVILPAMALMALGTALVSLAQRPWQLIFLYGAVAAVGYTGAGILPISVHITRWFPAERGFVMALGACGFSLGHLVFTQVAAYAAAAVGWRRTYTVLAGILGVFWAIIAAWLRDAPGPPARRESSSGPAPEGARSLDRRAALGTAGFWCMTVGLMGCGFTDFLLTTHLAPFATDLGLSPAVAANAVSLWAAANIAGILVAGTLATRIGSRGALVATYLVRASALFLLTRVRDTEGLYLFAVLFGATFFTTAPLSATLVGQLFGPGHQGMIFGAANLFHHLAGALGAYAGGLAFDLTRSYRAIFLASGILVMASAAVTALARPPGGRRP; translated from the coding sequence ATGGACCAGGGGCCCGCCCCGGAGGATCGGCGAAGGAGCTGGTCGGCGGTCGGGGCGGGCTTCACGGTGCTCTTCGTCTGCACGGGAGTCAACTTCTCCTTCGGCATCCTCTTCAAGCCGATCCTCGCCGAGTTCGGCTGGGACCGATCCACCCTGGCGCTGGCGGCGACGGCCAGCCTCGCCGTCAACGCGCTCGGCCAGCCCGTCATCGGCTCCCTGATCGACCGGGTCGGGCCTCGCCGGGTCATCCTCCCGGCCATGGCGTTGATGGCGCTCGGGACGGCCCTGGTGAGCCTCGCCCAGCGGCCGTGGCAGCTGATCTTCCTCTACGGCGCGGTGGCGGCCGTCGGCTACACCGGCGCCGGTATTCTCCCGATCTCGGTGCACATCACCCGCTGGTTCCCGGCGGAGCGAGGCTTCGTGATGGCGCTCGGGGCCTGCGGGTTCTCGCTCGGCCACCTGGTGTTCACCCAGGTGGCGGCCTACGCCGCCGCCGCCGTCGGCTGGCGCCGGACCTATACCGTGCTGGCCGGGATCCTGGGCGTCTTCTGGGCGATCATCGCCGCCTGGCTCCGCGACGCGCCGGGTCCGCCGGCGCGGCGAGAGTCGTCTTCAGGGCCGGCGCCGGAGGGCGCTCGATCCCTCGACCGCCGGGCCGCGCTGGGCACGGCCGGGTTCTGGTGCATGACGGTCGGGCTCATGGGCTGCGGCTTCACCGACTTCCTCCTCACGACCCACCTGGCGCCCTTCGCCACCGACCTCGGCCTGTCGCCGGCGGTCGCGGCCAACGCCGTGAGCCTGTGGGCAGCGGCCAACATCGCCGGCATCCTGGTCGCCGGGACCCTGGCCACTCGGATCGGGTCGCGCGGGGCCCTGGTCGCGACCTACCTGGTGCGAGCCTCGGCGCTCTTCCTCCTCACCCGGGTGCGCGACACCGAGGGACTCTACCTCTTCGCCGTCCTCTTCGGCGCGACGTTCTTCACGACGGCGCCCTTGAGCGCCACCCTGGTCGGGCAGCTGTTCGGCCCCGGCCACCAGGGGATGATCTTCGGAGCCGCCAACCTCTTTCATCACCTGGCCGGCGCGCTCGGAGCCTATGCCGGCGGCCTCGCCTTCGACCTGACGCGGAGCTACCGGGCGATCTTCCTGGCCAGCGGAATCCTGGTCATGGCGTCGGCGGCCGTCACGGCGCTGGCCCGGCCCCCGGGCGGCCGGCGGCCGTGA
- a CDS encoding CoA transferase produces the protein MALPLAHIRVIDLTQARSGPTCVRQLADMGARVVKVEPPVGREGDSQARHGSDFQNLHRNKQSLTLDLKSARGIAVLLRLVERADVLVENFRPDVKTRLGIDYAALRRVNPRLIYGSISGFGQDGPYRDRPGYDQIAQGMGGLMSVTGVPGQGPVRVGIPVADLTAGLFLAQGILVALLERERSGEGQWVQTSLLQAMVTMLDFQATRWLIDGEVPPQAGNDHPTGIPTGVFRTRDGHINIAASGQKMFARLCAALGTERLLDDPRFLTPANRSHHRSELNAELQKVLEERPSHDWIEALNAAGVPAGPIFDIREVFENEQVVHLGLAQPVHHPTLGELRLQGLPVVLSRTPGAVRTAASDPGAHTEETLAELGFTPAEIARLRADGVV, from the coding sequence ATGGCCCTCCCGCTGGCGCACATCCGGGTGATCGACCTCACGCAGGCGCGCTCCGGTCCGACCTGCGTGCGCCAGCTCGCCGACATGGGCGCCCGCGTGGTCAAGGTCGAACCTCCCGTCGGGCGCGAGGGTGACTCGCAGGCCCGCCATGGCTCGGATTTCCAGAACCTGCACCGGAACAAGCAGTCGCTGACGCTGGACCTCAAGTCGGCCCGGGGAATCGCCGTCCTCCTCCGCCTCGTGGAGCGCGCCGACGTGCTCGTCGAGAACTTCCGTCCGGACGTGAAGACGCGCCTGGGCATCGACTACGCCGCGCTCCGGCGAGTCAACCCCCGGCTGATCTACGGCTCCATCTCGGGGTTCGGCCAGGACGGCCCGTACCGTGATCGGCCCGGCTACGATCAGATCGCCCAGGGCATGGGCGGCCTCATGTCGGTCACCGGCGTGCCGGGACAGGGGCCGGTCCGGGTGGGCATCCCGGTGGCCGACTTGACCGCCGGTCTCTTCCTCGCCCAGGGCATCCTGGTGGCGCTGCTCGAGCGCGAGCGCTCGGGCGAGGGCCAATGGGTTCAGACCTCGCTGCTCCAGGCGATGGTCACCATGCTCGACTTCCAGGCGACGCGCTGGCTGATCGACGGGGAAGTGCCGCCACAGGCGGGCAATGACCATCCGACCGGGATCCCGACGGGCGTCTTCCGGACCCGCGACGGCCACATCAACATCGCCGCGTCCGGCCAGAAGATGTTCGCCCGGCTGTGCGCGGCGCTCGGCACCGAGCGGCTCCTCGACGACCCCCGCTTTCTGACCCCGGCCAACCGCTCTCACCACCGGTCCGAGCTCAACGCCGAGCTGCAGAAGGTCCTCGAAGAGAGGCCGAGCCACGACTGGATCGAGGCGCTCAACGCCGCCGGGGTACCGGCCGGGCCGATCTTCGACATCCGGGAGGTGTTCGAGAACGAGCAGGTGGTCCACCTGGGGCTCGCCCAGCCGGTCCACCACCCGACGCTCGGCGAGCTGCGGCTCCAAGGCCTGCCGGTCGTCCTGTCGCGGACTCCGGGCGCCGTCCGGACGGCGGCGTCGGATCCGGGGGCCCACACCGAGGAGACCTTGGCCGAGCTCGGCTTCACCCCGGCCGAGATCGCCCGGCTGCGCGCCGACGGCGTCGTCTGA
- a CDS encoding FKBP-type peptidyl-prolyl cis-trans isomerase — protein sequence MRPTLLASIVAVLISASGASAAPPEPKSEEQKMLYALGLALSQSLAPFALSEAELELVKTGLTDGALGKERKVDLSAYGPKIQEFQRTRVAAAAAVERKAGQAFLDKAAAEKGATRTASGLVVTTLKPGAGPSPKATDTVKVHYHGTLIDGSVFDSSRERGQPATFPLGNVIRCWTEGVQLMKAGGKSRLVCPPDLAYGDRGAPPKIKPGATLVFEVELLEIVK from the coding sequence ATGCGACCCACCCTGCTCGCCTCGATCGTCGCCGTGCTGATCAGCGCCTCGGGCGCGTCCGCCGCCCCGCCGGAGCCGAAGAGCGAGGAGCAGAAGATGCTCTACGCCCTCGGCCTCGCGCTGAGCCAGAGCCTGGCCCCGTTCGCCCTGAGCGAAGCCGAGCTCGAGCTGGTCAAGACCGGGCTCACCGACGGCGCCCTCGGCAAGGAGCGGAAGGTGGACCTCTCGGCCTACGGGCCGAAGATCCAGGAATTCCAGCGAACGCGGGTGGCAGCGGCGGCCGCCGTCGAGCGCAAGGCGGGGCAGGCCTTCCTCGACAAGGCGGCGGCCGAGAAGGGCGCCACCCGGACCGCGTCGGGCCTCGTCGTCACCACGCTCAAGCCCGGCGCCGGCCCATCGCCCAAAGCCACCGACACGGTGAAGGTCCATTACCACGGGACGCTGATCGATGGCTCGGTCTTCGACAGCTCCCGGGAGCGCGGCCAGCCGGCGACGTTCCCGCTCGGCAACGTGATCCGCTGCTGGACCGAGGGTGTGCAGCTCATGAAGGCGGGGGGCAAGAGCCGGCTGGTGTGCCCCCCGGACCTCGCCTACGGAGACCGCGGCGCCCCGCCCAAGATCAAGCCCGGCGCCACCCTCGTGTTCGAGGTCGAGCTTCTCGAGATCGTGAAGTAG
- the oxlT gene encoding oxalate/formate MFS antiporter translates to MIHHRWLQLGAGIVALVAVANLQYGWTLFVDPINRAHHWGRAEIQFAFTLFVLAETWLVPFEAYLVDHIGPRLVVAAGGFFAAAAWGINAWAQSLPMLYLGGAVGGLATGCVYGTAMGSALKWFPDRRGLAAGLTAAAFGAGAALTIAPIEDMIRESGYQSTFLRFGLLQGLVVLVAATVLRAPRPGEIPAVDKPTVQQSGRDFTPLETVRTPAFWLLYAMFTMVATGGLMATAQLGPISDDFRVGDRPVSLLGITLPALTFALSMDRVLNGITRPLFGWLSDHLGRERTMFLAFGLEGAAILALVHLAHDPMMFVVLSGLAFFAWGEIFSLFPALSGDMFGRRFATTNYSLLYTAKGVAALMVPIGSLVSAATGSWKPIFFTATALDWTAALLALLVLRPLRARSSL, encoded by the coding sequence ATGATCCACCACCGATGGCTCCAGCTGGGGGCTGGCATCGTGGCCCTGGTGGCCGTGGCCAATCTCCAGTACGGCTGGACGCTCTTCGTCGACCCCATCAACCGAGCCCACCACTGGGGCCGCGCGGAAATCCAGTTCGCCTTCACGCTCTTCGTGCTCGCGGAGACCTGGCTCGTTCCGTTCGAGGCCTACCTGGTCGACCACATCGGGCCGCGTCTCGTGGTGGCCGCCGGTGGATTCTTCGCCGCCGCGGCCTGGGGCATCAATGCCTGGGCCCAGTCCCTTCCGATGCTGTACCTGGGCGGCGCGGTCGGCGGGCTCGCCACCGGTTGCGTCTACGGAACCGCGATGGGCAGCGCGCTCAAGTGGTTCCCCGATCGTCGCGGCCTGGCCGCCGGACTCACCGCGGCCGCGTTCGGCGCCGGCGCGGCGCTCACCATCGCGCCGATCGAGGACATGATCCGGGAAAGCGGCTATCAGTCTACCTTCTTGAGATTCGGGCTCCTCCAGGGGCTCGTCGTCCTGGTGGCTGCCACGGTCCTGCGGGCGCCTCGGCCGGGCGAGATCCCGGCGGTCGACAAGCCCACCGTTCAGCAGTCGGGCCGGGACTTCACGCCGCTCGAGACGGTGCGGACGCCCGCCTTCTGGCTGCTCTACGCCATGTTCACCATGGTGGCGACCGGCGGCCTCATGGCCACCGCCCAGCTCGGCCCGATCAGCGACGACTTCAGGGTCGGCGACCGCCCGGTCTCGCTGCTGGGGATCACGTTGCCGGCGCTGACCTTCGCCCTCTCGATGGACCGCGTGCTGAACGGGATCACTCGACCCTTGTTCGGCTGGCTGTCGGACCACCTCGGCCGGGAGCGGACGATGTTCCTGGCCTTCGGGCTGGAGGGGGCGGCCATTCTCGCCCTGGTCCACCTGGCCCACGACCCGATGATGTTCGTCGTGCTCTCGGGTCTGGCGTTCTTCGCCTGGGGCGAGATATTCAGCCTGTTCCCCGCGCTCTCGGGGGACATGTTCGGCCGGAGGTTCGCCACCACCAACTACAGCCTGCTCTACACGGCCAAGGGCGTGGCGGCGCTGATGGTGCCGATCGGCAGCCTCGTGTCGGCCGCGACCGGAAGCTGGAAGCCGATCTTCTTCACGGCGACCGCGCTCGACTGGACGGCCGCGCTCCTGGCGCTGCTCGTGCTGCGACCGCTCCGGGCCCGCTCCTCGCTGTAG
- a CDS encoding FxLYD domain-containing protein, with amino-acid sequence MNALIRLFLVLAMTSVAFGCGRWHDHDDDVVVESQSLVSVSGGCVVRGTVRNEGGHTLRVFLSWRAFNRRDREIGLADAEIRDLPRDSSRAFESTRFRDFDGDRPSCSEIDRIRRNESAFRD; translated from the coding sequence ATGAACGCACTCATCCGTCTCTTCCTGGTTCTGGCGATGACGAGCGTCGCGTTCGGGTGCGGCCGGTGGCACGACCACGACGACGACGTCGTCGTGGAATCGCAGAGCCTCGTCTCGGTATCGGGGGGCTGCGTGGTCCGCGGCACGGTGAGGAACGAGGGCGGACACACGCTGCGGGTGTTCCTGAGCTGGCGGGCGTTCAACCGCCGCGATCGGGAGATCGGGCTGGCCGACGCCGAGATCCGCGATCTCCCGCGGGACAGCAGCCGGGCGTTCGAGTCCACCCGATTCCGGGACTTCGACGGCGACCGGCCGTCCTGCTCGGAGATCGACCGGATCAGGCGCAACGAGTCCGCGTTCCGCGACTGA